A stretch of Myxococcus hansupus DNA encodes these proteins:
- a CDS encoding lysophospholipid acyltransferase family protein — translation MIRKLLQTAFAGTAAVGITGVISPLVSALSLRDAKDADGLLTLWGRSVLGSAGVRHEAVGLENVPEDTNVVFVSNHQSHYDALVNFAHIRKHTRYVAKAELFRIPVFGPALRRAGNIPVERTGGSGDRARLSEAVTALRERVSVLFFAEGTRSTDGRLRPFKKGAATLAIQAGVPVVPLAVSGTRLILPKGGRAVRWGQRVTLMVGKPIPTQGLTMQDRDALTRQLEDAVAELYAEACRRSGDTP, via the coding sequence TTGATTCGCAAACTCCTGCAGACGGCGTTCGCTGGCACGGCCGCGGTGGGCATCACCGGGGTGATTTCTCCCCTGGTGTCCGCGCTGTCGCTGCGAGACGCCAAGGACGCGGACGGCCTGCTGACGCTGTGGGGTCGGTCGGTGCTGGGGTCGGCCGGGGTGCGTCACGAGGCGGTGGGACTGGAGAACGTGCCCGAGGACACGAACGTCGTCTTCGTGAGCAACCACCAGTCGCACTACGACGCGCTGGTGAACTTCGCCCACATCCGCAAGCACACGCGCTACGTGGCGAAGGCGGAGCTGTTCCGCATCCCCGTCTTCGGCCCGGCGCTCCGGCGCGCGGGCAACATCCCGGTGGAGCGCACGGGCGGTAGCGGAGACAGGGCCCGCTTGTCCGAGGCCGTCACGGCGCTGCGTGAGCGGGTGAGCGTCCTCTTCTTCGCGGAGGGCACCCGCAGCACGGATGGGCGGCTGCGGCCGTTCAAGAAGGGCGCCGCGACGCTCGCCATTCAAGCCGGTGTTCCGGTGGTGCCCCTGGCCGTGTCGGGGACGCGGCTCATCCTCCCCAAGGGGGGCAGGGCGGTGCGGTGGGGGCAGCGGGTGACGCTGATGGTGGGCAAGCCCATCCCCACCCAGGGGCTGACGATGCAGGACCGCGACGCGCTCACGCGCCAGCTCGAGGACGCGGTCGCAGAACTCTATGCCGAGGCGTGCAGGCGCTCGGGAGACACTCCATGA
- a CDS encoding FxsA family protein: MFRLLLITCIVLPILELYLLLAIGRQIGPLPTLAWVLVSGMVGAALSRRESRRVLRQAREAMARGQVPEEGLLSGVLVLAGGVLLIIPGVITDVTGLLLLLPPVRRLISARVRRTLERKMRDGSMHVTSFGGGAFGGGFHTSVGGPFPGGPVPRTPYTRAIEEDAGAPARRPQEPQAEVDAEFTEEGPGRRS, translated from the coding sequence GTGTTCAGACTTCTGCTCATCACCTGCATCGTCTTGCCCATCCTCGAGCTGTATCTGCTCCTGGCCATTGGCCGGCAGATAGGGCCCTTGCCCACGCTTGCCTGGGTGCTGGTGTCGGGCATGGTGGGCGCCGCGCTGTCACGGCGGGAGAGTCGGCGGGTGCTGCGCCAGGCGCGTGAGGCCATGGCGCGAGGCCAGGTGCCCGAGGAAGGCCTCCTCAGCGGCGTGCTGGTGCTGGCGGGCGGCGTGCTGCTCATCATCCCCGGCGTCATCACTGACGTGACGGGCCTGCTGTTGCTGCTGCCCCCCGTGCGCCGCCTCATCTCCGCGCGTGTGCGCCGGACCCTGGAGCGCAAGATGCGGGACGGCTCGATGCACGTCACCTCCTTCGGGGGTGGTGCCTTCGGGGGCGGCTTCCACACCTCGGTCGGCGGGCCCTTTCCAGGCGGCCCCGTGCCTCGCACGCCCTACACCCGCGCCATCGAGGAGGACGCGGGCGCCCCGGCCCGGCGCCCCCAGGAGCCGCAGGCGGAGGTGGACGCGGAGTTCACGGAAGAGGGCCCCGGCCGGAGGAGCTGA
- a CDS encoding nicotinate phosphoribosyltransferase, producing the protein MATSLLATDGYKFSMAEAGWPLRRETFYYSHRRGGLQVMPLDVAAFVQSLIPEPKAEDYDYLSRYDYEMGVGFKAAILRREKLSIRAIPKGALFYPREPILTISGPSALVSWMEPLLLQLNFRIQVATLGLSDRDALARALATVTCEEQKAIALETLDAVGVKGVSITVDSEGYAKRVTATVKELVDIVEDPARIFEVGLRAATCLEQHELALRSCKDAGVTRTSNVEGAAKLGMIPVGTMGHEHIQRYGSDDAAFRAMRERRPQRSSYLLDTFDTLTSGIPAAFQLIREEPGNNDSIRFDSGNKKLQYLYAVTLARDIGIRPVNILEDGLDAEATREFEALRRQVGWEPSAQFYGYGGHIVARTMDCPLTRDRVAAIYKLSRTGNTPVMKFGNELAEGKKSIPGEPVLFRRRHGSGPIGLVGQLGEAVPDGYFPLMESAPEAPSLVGALESAKEARVAYTAATQALVDDLHRRHFPQQQR; encoded by the coding sequence ATGGCGACCTCGCTGCTCGCGACGGATGGCTACAAGTTCAGCATGGCGGAAGCGGGCTGGCCCCTCCGCCGGGAAACATTCTACTACTCGCACCGCAGGGGCGGTCTGCAGGTGATGCCGCTCGATGTGGCGGCTTTCGTCCAGTCGCTCATCCCCGAGCCCAAGGCCGAGGACTACGATTACCTCAGCCGGTACGACTACGAGATGGGCGTGGGCTTCAAGGCGGCCATCCTCCGCCGTGAGAAACTCAGCATCCGCGCCATTCCCAAGGGCGCGCTCTTCTATCCCCGCGAGCCCATCCTCACCATCAGCGGCCCGTCCGCCCTGGTGTCGTGGATGGAGCCCTTGCTGCTCCAGCTCAACTTCCGCATCCAGGTCGCCACGCTGGGGCTGTCCGACCGCGACGCCCTGGCCCGTGCGCTCGCCACCGTCACCTGCGAAGAGCAGAAGGCCATTGCCCTGGAGACGCTCGACGCGGTGGGCGTGAAGGGGGTGTCCATCACGGTGGATTCGGAGGGCTACGCGAAGCGTGTGACGGCCACCGTGAAGGAGCTGGTGGACATCGTCGAGGACCCGGCGCGCATCTTCGAGGTGGGCCTGCGCGCCGCCACCTGTCTGGAGCAGCACGAGCTGGCGCTGCGAAGCTGCAAGGACGCCGGCGTCACGCGCACCAGCAACGTGGAGGGCGCGGCCAAGCTGGGGATGATTCCCGTGGGCACCATGGGCCACGAGCACATCCAGCGGTATGGCTCGGACGACGCGGCCTTCCGGGCCATGCGCGAGCGGCGGCCCCAGCGCTCCAGCTACCTGCTGGACACCTTCGACACGCTCACCTCCGGCATCCCCGCGGCCTTCCAGCTCATCCGCGAGGAGCCGGGCAACAACGACTCCATCCGCTTCGACTCCGGCAACAAGAAGCTCCAGTACCTCTACGCGGTGACGCTGGCGCGCGACATCGGGATTCGTCCGGTGAACATCCTCGAGGACGGTCTGGACGCGGAGGCCACGCGGGAGTTCGAGGCGCTGCGCCGGCAGGTGGGCTGGGAGCCGTCCGCGCAGTTCTACGGTTACGGCGGGCACATCGTCGCGCGGACCATGGACTGCCCGCTGACGCGAGACCGCGTGGCCGCCATCTACAAGCTGTCGCGCACGGGCAACACGCCGGTGATGAAGTTCGGCAACGAACTGGCCGAGGGCAAGAAGAGCATCCCGGGCGAGCCCGTCCTCTTCCGCCGCCGTCATGGCTCGGGGCCCATCGGGCTCGTCGGGCAGTTGGGGGAGGCCGTCCCGGACGGTTACTTCCCCCTCATGGAGAGCGCGCCGGAAGCGCCGTCGCTGGTGGGCGCGTTGGAGTCGGCCAAGGAGGCCCGAGTCGCCTACACCGCCGCGACCCAGGCGCTGGTGGACGACCTGCACCGGCGACACTTCCCCCAGCAGCAGCGCTGA
- a CDS encoding YkgJ family cysteine cluster protein: MRTRDDWDEEDDAPRGGTRERERALKEVRAVYRQADAAYAPYSCPASGECCQLAVTRRQPWLWQPEWELLSRGRPLPPPRADGGCPYLDATGLRCSVYADRPFGCRTFFCERIRGPARQPAEMVATLLERLERVSQRVAPSLKAPRPLLDWHAEAWRDAEKT; the protein is encoded by the coding sequence ATGCGGACGCGGGACGACTGGGACGAGGAAGACGACGCCCCCCGAGGCGGCACCCGCGAGCGGGAACGCGCCCTGAAGGAAGTGCGCGCCGTCTACCGCCAGGCGGACGCGGCCTATGCGCCCTACTCCTGCCCGGCCAGCGGCGAGTGCTGCCAGCTCGCCGTCACCCGGCGGCAGCCCTGGCTGTGGCAGCCCGAATGGGAGCTGCTGTCGCGCGGCCGTCCGCTGCCGCCCCCTCGCGCGGATGGGGGCTGCCCCTACCTGGACGCCACCGGCCTGCGCTGCTCGGTGTACGCGGACCGGCCTTTCGGCTGCCGGACCTTCTTCTGCGAGCGCATCCGCGGACCGGCGCGCCAGCCCGCGGAGATGGTGGCCACGCTGCTGGAGCGGCTGGAGCGCGTGTCCCAGCGCGTGGCCCCTTCGCTGAAGGCCCCTCGGCCCCTGCTGGACTGGCATGCGGAGGCTTGGCGCGACGCAGAGAAAACTTGA
- the tssI gene encoding type VI secretion system tip protein VgrG — MAASINPSAFKVQVGAHGVDALFVTGVSGTEALSHLFDFRVDFFARDGEPLDTTELVGKDALLTISIRDSAPRQVHGWVREVESLGMKTGRRRYRAHVVPKLWRLTQQHRSRIFQHKSVPEILKDVLGEAGVKTRQALSGTYASRDYCVQYRESDFAFISRLMEWEGIFYFFEHSEDGHTLVLGDKPSAHAPLPQGARLPLRPHLGKEVVDGEYLSSLELVHRLRPGAVHVKDFDFEKPSLDISGKANAPEGVTALELYEYPAGYVEPGVGKATSNVRSEAASMGGRTLSGQGVAPRLTPGFLLEVQAPEDGTFAGEYLVTEVTHSGTQPEVTPDSEALQGVYRNQYQLLPKAVPYRPRRLTPLPQIAGPQTATVVGPAGEEIHTDGHGRIKVQFHWDRAGKRDDKASCWVRVGQPWGGPAWGDVWLPRIGQEVVVRFLEGDPDRPLVAGAVYNGANTVPYGLPGEKTKSTRKSASSLGSDGFNEVRVEDATGQEEVFTHAQKDEDLLTENDKDQQVRGYEDLLVKKDRKRTVEGNQELRVGADDVSIVEKNQTLLVQGNRSSTTTQSHSEEVEGNQVMTVGGNLTGLVLQGAMENVGAAKATTIGGAYSVNVALAYNEATGGARALQVGAAHTEHVLGVRQETVAKDKTVDVGGGWDLRTKGQLTLTIGKDWDEDIGKKTGIFVTDVMAGLSKKFELKADTFSLIVGDNLILKMEKSGKVTFALKTLTVDGKEVKIKGAKVKMEAAGSLKSDKRKAEELEHLKDPDPLNVEFTLKDINGKPVKDQPFELHMPDGSIKKGNVDGSGKAVVEKVPPGDYRVVFPEMSGRINKGS, encoded by the coding sequence ATGGCCGCTTCTATCAATCCGTCCGCGTTCAAGGTGCAGGTCGGGGCACACGGCGTCGACGCTCTCTTCGTCACGGGCGTCTCAGGCACCGAGGCGTTGAGCCACCTCTTCGACTTCCGGGTGGACTTCTTCGCTCGCGATGGCGAACCCCTCGACACCACCGAACTGGTGGGCAAGGACGCGCTCCTCACCATCTCCATCCGCGACAGCGCGCCTCGCCAGGTGCACGGCTGGGTCCGGGAGGTGGAGTCGCTGGGGATGAAGACGGGCCGCCGCCGCTACCGCGCGCACGTGGTGCCCAAGCTGTGGCGCCTCACGCAGCAGCACCGCAGCCGCATCTTCCAGCACAAGTCCGTGCCGGAAATCCTCAAGGACGTCCTGGGCGAAGCGGGCGTGAAGACGCGGCAGGCGCTGTCGGGAACCTATGCGTCCCGTGACTACTGCGTGCAGTACCGCGAGAGCGACTTCGCCTTCATCAGCCGGTTGATGGAGTGGGAAGGCATCTTCTACTTCTTCGAGCACTCCGAAGACGGGCACACGCTGGTGCTGGGCGACAAGCCCAGCGCGCATGCGCCGCTGCCGCAGGGCGCGCGGCTTCCGCTGCGCCCCCACCTGGGCAAGGAAGTGGTGGACGGGGAGTACCTCTCCTCGCTGGAGCTGGTGCATCGCCTGCGGCCCGGCGCCGTGCACGTGAAGGACTTCGACTTCGAGAAGCCCAGCCTGGACATCTCCGGCAAGGCGAATGCCCCCGAGGGAGTCACCGCGCTGGAGCTCTACGAGTACCCGGCGGGTTACGTGGAGCCGGGCGTGGGCAAGGCCACGTCGAACGTCCGCTCCGAAGCGGCCAGCATGGGCGGGCGGACGTTGTCGGGGCAGGGCGTGGCGCCGCGCCTGACGCCGGGCTTCCTGTTGGAAGTGCAGGCCCCGGAGGACGGCACCTTCGCGGGGGAGTACCTGGTCACCGAGGTGACGCACTCCGGCACGCAGCCGGAAGTCACGCCGGACAGCGAGGCGCTCCAGGGCGTCTACCGCAATCAGTATCAGTTGCTGCCCAAGGCCGTGCCCTATCGCCCCCGGCGTCTGACGCCGCTGCCGCAGATCGCCGGCCCGCAGACGGCCACGGTGGTGGGACCCGCGGGTGAGGAGATTCACACCGACGGGCACGGGCGCATCAAGGTGCAGTTCCACTGGGACCGAGCGGGCAAGCGCGACGACAAGGCGTCGTGCTGGGTCCGCGTGGGGCAGCCCTGGGGCGGCCCCGCCTGGGGTGACGTGTGGCTGCCGCGCATCGGCCAGGAGGTGGTGGTGCGCTTCCTGGAGGGTGACCCGGACCGTCCGCTGGTGGCGGGGGCCGTCTACAACGGCGCCAACACGGTGCCGTACGGCCTGCCCGGCGAGAAGACGAAGTCCACGCGCAAGAGCGCCTCCAGCCTGGGCAGCGACGGCTTCAACGAGGTCCGGGTGGAGGACGCCACGGGCCAGGAAGAGGTCTTCACGCACGCGCAGAAGGACGAAGACCTGCTGACGGAGAACGACAAGGACCAGCAGGTGCGGGGCTACGAGGACCTGCTGGTGAAGAAGGACCGCAAGCGCACGGTGGAGGGCAACCAGGAGCTCCGCGTGGGCGCGGACGACGTGAGCATCGTGGAGAAGAACCAGACGCTCCTGGTGCAGGGCAACCGCTCCTCCACGACGACGCAGTCCCACTCCGAGGAGGTGGAGGGCAACCAGGTGATGACGGTGGGCGGCAACCTCACCGGGCTGGTGCTCCAGGGCGCCATGGAGAACGTGGGCGCGGCGAAGGCCACCACCATTGGCGGTGCCTACAGCGTCAACGTGGCGCTGGCCTACAACGAGGCCACGGGCGGGGCGCGGGCGCTGCAAGTCGGCGCGGCGCACACCGAGCACGTGCTGGGCGTGCGGCAGGAGACGGTGGCCAAGGACAAGACGGTGGACGTGGGCGGCGGGTGGGACCTGCGGACCAAGGGCCAGCTCACGTTGACCATTGGCAAGGACTGGGACGAGGACATCGGCAAGAAGACGGGCATCTTCGTCACCGACGTCATGGCCGGCCTGTCCAAGAAGTTCGAGCTGAAGGCGGACACCTTCTCGCTCATCGTCGGGGACAACCTCATCCTCAAGATGGAGAAGTCCGGCAAGGTGACGTTCGCGCTCAAGACGCTCACCGTCGACGGCAAGGAAGTGAAGATCAAGGGCGCGAAGGTGAAGATGGAGGCGGCGGGTTCGCTCAAGAGCGACAAGCGCAAGGCCGAGGAGCTGGAGCACTTGAAGGACCCGGACCCCCTCAACGTCGAGTTCACCCTCAAGGACATCAACGGCAAGCCCGTGAAGGATCAGCCCTTCGAGCTGCACATGCCCGACGGCAGCATCAAGAAGGGCAACGTGGACGGGAGCGGGAAGGCGGTGGTGGAGAAGGTGCCACCCGGCGACTACCGCGTCGTCTTTCCGGAGATGTCAGGCCGCATCAACAAGGGTTCCTGA
- the epmA gene encoding EF-P lysine aminoacylase EpmA — MPNLSQWRAARGRQSLYSALRRFFAAHGYLEVETPLLIPTPGMEPHINAFEAGFIPETDVGSARTLYLHTSPEYAMKRLLADGAGPLFQLCKVFRNGEVSPTHNPEFTMLEFYRPQADYHAIMDDLEGALAEAGRSATEGEPGADPAFFTRTPYERLTVRDAVLRATGVDIRLHSDGPSLKRAAEAAGVRTGDAQSFDDVFFHLFLQKVETGLGHERPTFLIEYPASMAALSRLKPGDSTVAERVELYAKGLELANGFSELTDPVEQRTRLMEEQELRRQLGRSVYPLDERFLDAVGRMPPSAGIAVGLDRILMLLLGVQRISDVLLFPAHEFV; from the coding sequence ATGCCCAATCTTTCTCAATGGCGGGCCGCCCGGGGACGTCAGTCCCTCTACTCCGCCCTGCGACGTTTCTTCGCCGCCCACGGTTACCTGGAGGTGGAGACGCCCCTGCTCATCCCCACCCCGGGGATGGAACCGCACATCAACGCGTTCGAGGCCGGCTTCATCCCGGAGACGGATGTGGGCTCCGCGCGGACGCTCTACCTGCACACCAGCCCCGAGTACGCCATGAAGCGGCTGCTCGCGGACGGTGCCGGGCCTTTGTTCCAGCTCTGCAAGGTGTTCCGGAACGGCGAGGTTTCACCGACGCACAATCCGGAATTCACGATGTTGGAGTTCTACCGGCCCCAGGCGGACTACCACGCCATCATGGACGACTTGGAGGGCGCGCTGGCCGAGGCGGGCCGAAGCGCCACCGAAGGGGAGCCCGGGGCCGACCCCGCCTTCTTCACCCGGACGCCCTACGAGCGCCTGACGGTGCGTGACGCGGTGCTGCGGGCCACCGGGGTGGACATCCGTCTACATTCGGACGGTCCGTCCCTCAAGCGGGCGGCGGAGGCGGCTGGGGTGCGCACCGGGGACGCGCAGAGCTTCGACGACGTCTTCTTCCACCTCTTCCTCCAGAAGGTGGAGACGGGGTTGGGCCACGAGCGGCCGACCTTCCTGATTGAATACCCGGCGTCCATGGCGGCCTTGTCACGGCTGAAGCCCGGGGATTCCACGGTGGCGGAGCGGGTGGAGCTGTACGCCAAGGGGTTGGAGCTGGCGAACGGCTTCTCCGAGCTGACCGACCCGGTGGAGCAGCGGACCCGATTGATGGAAGAACAGGAGCTCAGGCGCCAACTGGGTCGGTCCGTGTACCCACTGGACGAGCGGTTCCTTGACGCGGTAGGCCGAATGCCCCCCTCGGCGGGAATCGCCGTGGGGCTCGATAGAATCCTGATGCTGCTGCTCGGGGTCCAGCGCATCTCGGACGTGCTCCTCTTCCCCGCCCACGAGTTCGTTTGA
- a CDS encoding glycerate kinase: MISPRWLVAPQEFKGTLTAAEAAEAMAQGLRESSPEVVLDVAPLADGGPGTVDALLTGLRGERHSLVVRGPLGAPVEAHWALVENGRTAVVEMAAASGLSLLPPESRDARNASTYGTGELMRAALESGCERLIVGLGGSATTDAGTGALSALGFRFLDAAGQPLPPGGAALARLATVDASARHPRLGAVELLGATDVTSPLLGPDGAARLFGPQKGADAADVEALEAALAHVAGVLGETSAGWPGAGAAGGFGFGLLALAGARLVPGYELVSRALGLERRVLMADVVLTGEGRFDRQTSLGKGPGGIARLAREHGTPVVLFAGQVRRDEGLELDLFHEVVELASQARPGEDAATTLCEAAARWAAQRLKAR; this comes from the coding sequence GTGATTTCTCCTCGTTGGCTCGTTGCACCGCAGGAATTCAAGGGAACACTGACCGCCGCGGAGGCCGCCGAAGCCATGGCCCAGGGCCTCCGCGAGTCCTCTCCGGAGGTGGTCCTGGACGTGGCACCGCTGGCGGACGGCGGGCCCGGGACGGTGGACGCGCTCCTCACCGGGCTGCGGGGTGAACGTCACTCGCTCGTGGTGCGGGGGCCGCTCGGCGCGCCAGTGGAAGCCCACTGGGCGCTCGTGGAGAACGGCCGCACCGCGGTGGTGGAGATGGCCGCAGCCTCCGGCCTGTCGCTGCTGCCGCCCGAGTCCCGCGACGCGCGGAACGCGTCCACCTACGGCACGGGCGAGCTGATGCGCGCGGCCCTGGAGTCGGGCTGCGAGCGGCTGATTGTCGGGCTGGGTGGCAGCGCCACCACGGACGCGGGCACGGGCGCGCTCAGTGCGCTGGGCTTCCGCTTCCTGGACGCGGCGGGGCAGCCGCTGCCCCCAGGTGGCGCGGCGTTGGCTCGGCTCGCCACGGTGGATGCGAGCGCGCGGCATCCACGGCTGGGCGCGGTGGAGCTGCTGGGTGCAACGGATGTCACGTCGCCGCTGCTGGGGCCAGATGGCGCCGCGCGGCTCTTCGGTCCGCAGAAAGGCGCGGACGCGGCGGATGTCGAGGCGCTGGAAGCGGCGCTGGCGCATGTGGCCGGGGTGCTGGGTGAGACATCGGCGGGCTGGCCCGGTGCAGGGGCCGCGGGTGGATTCGGCTTTGGGTTGTTGGCGCTCGCTGGGGCGCGGCTGGTTCCTGGCTATGAGCTGGTGTCGCGTGCGCTCGGGCTGGAGCGGCGCGTGCTGATGGCGGACGTGGTGCTCACGGGCGAGGGGCGCTTCGACCGGCAGACGTCGCTGGGCAAGGGGCCGGGTGGCATCGCCCGGCTCGCGCGCGAGCACGGCACGCCGGTGGTGCTCTTCGCCGGGCAGGTGCGCCGCGACGAGGGCCTGGAGTTGGACCTGTTCCACGAGGTGGTGGAGCTGGCCTCACAGGCACGCCCCGGTGAAGACGCCGCGACGACACTGTGCGAGGCCGCGGCGCGATGGGCGGCACAGCGCCTCAAGGCGCGCTGA
- a CDS encoding energy transducer TonB family protein has product MDIPRVEPRPSDIPVAGSRLLLAARQLTPLSNGAQGPVAELDAGVADRHASPSTQALVEDIVSESVGRGRVDRGLVHPYYGQLGKALMKAWDADRSVKEHGLQGYFDMGMERGRAYSRVWMERAADYGASGSFAAKNGPGEDRRRPITTAGDPTLNARREMRQQMRQEFRTTRRALIRVVQDAQGQLLDVQLLEPSHQPEVDKEAIKDVRTAAEKLPPPPAEAVGGRARISSVWEFELIISISPPIPTFSFEFDEALGFIDTRLPLDRRIYKRVRLVEVR; this is encoded by the coding sequence ATGGACATCCCACGGGTGGAGCCGCGGCCCTCCGACATTCCGGTCGCGGGCTCACGGCTGCTGCTCGCGGCCCGGCAGCTCACGCCCCTGTCGAACGGAGCGCAGGGGCCGGTGGCCGAGCTCGACGCGGGCGTCGCGGACCGCCACGCCTCCCCTTCCACCCAGGCCCTGGTGGAGGACATCGTGTCGGAGAGCGTCGGCCGGGGCCGGGTGGACCGTGGCCTCGTGCATCCGTACTACGGCCAGCTCGGCAAGGCGTTGATGAAGGCGTGGGACGCCGATCGCTCCGTGAAGGAGCACGGCCTCCAGGGCTACTTCGACATGGGCATGGAGCGCGGCCGGGCATACTCGCGCGTCTGGATGGAGCGTGCCGCGGACTACGGCGCTTCGGGCTCGTTCGCCGCGAAGAACGGCCCAGGGGAAGACCGGCGCAGGCCCATCACCACCGCCGGGGACCCCACGCTCAACGCCCGCCGGGAGATGCGGCAGCAGATGCGGCAGGAGTTCCGCACCACGCGCCGGGCCCTCATCCGCGTCGTCCAGGATGCGCAGGGGCAGCTCCTCGACGTGCAGCTCCTGGAGCCCAGCCACCAGCCCGAGGTCGACAAGGAGGCCATCAAGGACGTGCGCACCGCGGCGGAGAAGCTGCCACCGCCACCCGCCGAAGCCGTGGGCGGCAGGGCCCGCATCAGCAGCGTCTGGGAGTTCGAGCTGATCATCTCCATCAGCCCGCCCATCCCCACCTTCAGCTTCGAGTTCGATGAAGCGCTCGGCTTCATCGACACCCGGCTCCCACTGGACCGCCGCATCTACAAGCGCGTGCGGCTGGTCGAGGTCCGCTGA
- a CDS encoding inorganic pyrophosphatase has translation MKKPIQTTSQAHPWHGITPGEDAPEIVTAYIEIVPTDAVKYELDKESGILKLDRPQRFSSQCPTLYGFIPQTYCDELVAKRCAERTGRKDIKGDGDAMDICVLTEKVISNGNLLVRAIPIGGFRMVDGDEADDKIIAVLESDLVYGELQHIAQLPRALLDRLKHYFLTYKQIPGEGKRSVEIAEVYDQPEAIEVIKRSMKDYERIYGPQITTQARKTRVRGAAVEAKIAKPSKAKAKAARKSRAS, from the coding sequence ATGAAGAAGCCCATTCAGACGACGTCCCAGGCCCACCCGTGGCACGGCATCACCCCGGGTGAGGACGCCCCCGAAATCGTCACCGCGTACATCGAAATCGTCCCCACGGACGCGGTGAAGTACGAGCTGGACAAGGAGTCCGGCATCCTCAAGCTGGACCGCCCGCAGCGCTTCAGCAGCCAGTGCCCCACGCTCTACGGCTTCATCCCGCAGACGTACTGCGACGAGCTGGTGGCGAAGCGCTGCGCGGAGCGCACGGGCCGCAAGGACATCAAGGGCGACGGCGACGCGATGGACATCTGCGTGCTGACGGAGAAGGTCATCTCCAACGGCAATCTGCTGGTGCGCGCGATTCCCATCGGCGGCTTCCGGATGGTCGACGGCGACGAGGCCGACGACAAGATCATCGCCGTGTTGGAGTCCGACCTCGTGTACGGCGAGCTGCAGCACATCGCGCAGCTTCCGCGCGCGCTGCTCGACCGGCTGAAGCACTACTTCCTCACGTACAAGCAGATTCCGGGCGAGGGGAAGCGCAGCGTGGAGATCGCCGAGGTCTACGACCAGCCGGAGGCGATCGAGGTCATCAAGCGCAGCATGAAGGACTACGAGCGCATCTACGGGCCGCAAATCACGACGCAGGCGCGCAAAACGCGCGTGCGCGGCGCGGCGGTGGAGGCGAAGATCGCCAAGCCCTCGAAGGCCAAGGCGAAGGCGGCGCGCAAGTCCCGCGCGTCCTGA
- a CDS encoding class I SAM-dependent rRNA methyltransferase, translated as MPTSSKPPRPHRGASRPPAPPQGRGRPHARPEKPAPDRTEPELGPDGLPQVSLLRRGVERWQGGHPWIYRADLNGDPGLAGGEVVRVTDSRGWFLGKAFYSKHSKISLRWLSFDDVAVDADFFRERLLAAESLRKLALPGEKTYRLVHGEADGLPGLVVDRYGDFLSAQFLVPAMEQRKELIADLLQAQFNPRGIINRSDVGVRNLEGLVPEKGVLRGERPGPVSFDEGLVKMRADLLEGQKTGAFLDQRENHVMASQYAHGEALDCFSYVGGFALQLATRAKHVTAIEISEAASAQLRENAEANKLSNLDVVVANAFDFLRDAVDDGKRFDTIVLDPPSFAKNKDAIPAAVRGYKEINLRAMQLLRPGGILISASCTYHVDEQGFEDMLASAAADARRRVQIIERRGAGRDHPVLLNLRETRYLKCFVLRVL; from the coding sequence ATGCCCACCTCTTCCAAGCCTCCCCGCCCGCATCGAGGCGCCTCCCGGCCTCCCGCTCCGCCCCAAGGCCGGGGCCGTCCCCACGCCCGCCCCGAGAAGCCCGCCCCGGACCGCACGGAGCCCGAGCTGGGCCCGGATGGACTCCCCCAGGTCTCCTTGCTGCGCCGCGGCGTGGAGCGCTGGCAGGGCGGCCACCCGTGGATCTACCGCGCGGACCTCAACGGCGACCCGGGCCTGGCCGGCGGCGAGGTGGTGCGGGTGACGGACAGCCGGGGCTGGTTCCTGGGCAAGGCCTTCTATTCGAAGCACTCGAAGATTTCCCTGCGCTGGCTCAGCTTCGACGACGTCGCGGTGGACGCCGACTTCTTCCGCGAGCGGCTGTTGGCCGCGGAGAGCCTGCGCAAGCTCGCGCTGCCGGGGGAGAAGACGTACCGGCTGGTGCATGGCGAGGCGGACGGCCTGCCCGGCCTGGTGGTGGACCGCTACGGCGACTTCCTCAGCGCGCAGTTCCTGGTCCCCGCCATGGAGCAGCGCAAGGAGCTCATCGCCGACCTGCTCCAGGCCCAGTTCAACCCGCGCGGCATCATCAACCGCTCCGACGTGGGCGTGCGCAACCTGGAGGGGCTCGTCCCGGAGAAGGGCGTGCTGCGTGGCGAGCGCCCCGGCCCCGTGTCCTTCGACGAGGGCCTGGTGAAGATGCGCGCGGACCTGCTGGAGGGCCAGAAGACGGGCGCCTTCCTGGACCAGCGGGAGAACCACGTCATGGCCTCGCAGTACGCCCACGGCGAGGCGCTGGACTGCTTCTCGTACGTCGGCGGCTTCGCGCTCCAGCTCGCCACGCGGGCCAAGCACGTCACCGCGATTGAAATCTCGGAAGCGGCCTCCGCGCAGCTTCGGGAGAACGCCGAGGCCAACAAGCTGAGCAACCTGGACGTGGTGGTGGCCAACGCCTTCGACTTCCTCCGCGACGCGGTGGACGACGGCAAGCGCTTCGACACCATCGTCCTGGACCCGCCGTCCTTCGCGAAGAACAAGGACGCCATCCCCGCCGCGGTGCGCGGGTACAAGGAAATCAACCTCCGCGCCATGCAGCTCCTGCGGCCCGGCGGCATCCTCATCTCCGCGAGCTGCACGTACCACGTGGACGAACAGGGCTTCGAGGACATGCTCGCCTCCGCCGCCGCGGACGCCCGCCGCCGCGTGCAAATCATCGAGCGCCGTGGCGCCGGCCGGGACCACCCCGTGCTGCTCAACCTGCGCGAGACGCGCTACCTGAAGTGCTTCGTGCTCCGGGTGCTCTGA